In the genome of Neovison vison isolate M4711 chromosome 4, ASM_NN_V1, whole genome shotgun sequence, the window gagagcccgacgcggggctctatcccagaaccccgggatcatgacctgggcagaaggcagaggctttaacccactgagccacccaggcacccctaaaatattttatttttaagtaatccttaCACCTAacacaggaccccaagatcgAGCGTcatatgttctactgactgagccagccaggcacccaaaaaatagatttattttaactTTGCACTATTATGCACTGTTTGAATGCTTTTATAATGAGCATGCATCAGTTTGGTAATTAagactttcttttaaagaaaatgatcacATAGGTAtttgatcttttctctttctagaggAATAGATAGTCCTGAGCACCCATTTCCTgtacatacacaaacatacaacACATGATGGTAAGAGCCTGTGCAATCTATGTATTACTCTTTTGCAGGGCTTGAGTTCAtgcccctaagatcaagacctgagctgatgtcAAGAGCAGGgtactgccacccaggtgcccatacatATTACTCTTAAAGGTGAACTACAACTTATTTAGACCAAATTAATTTATCAAAAAGGGTacaaattgggacacctgggtggctcagttggttaagcaactgccttcagctcaggtcacgatcctggagtcccaggatcgagtcccacatcagacccccagctccatggggagtctgcttctccctctgaccttctcgcctctcatgctctctctctctcaaataaataaataaaatgttttttttttaaaaggggtaCAAACTAAAAATGCCAGAAAAAAGGTCGAAAGGAGTAAGAACTCCAATAAAACTGCCACTTGGAAGAAAGGAGGCTCCTATAAACCAGCTAGGAAGGAGACTGGTTTTGGGGCTGGGACTCTCTTCATCTGACCAATGAGAACCTGTTGTTCTGGCAGCCTaccggggggcagggggtgctggGAGGGGGTGAGGTTTTCCTCTGTAGCATTTGGATCAGTTTTCCTCTGCATCATTTAGAGTgctcttaaattaataaataattaaacatatCTGTAGCTCAGTATCTCGTCAATCTTAGTCCAGTTTTAGACATAATTAATATGTCTTTCAATACATgtaggtttccttttttatttttttcagtgtgccCATTATGAGCATTTTAAAAGCCTTTCTCCCCAAAACTATGCCTTTTGAGCCATGGGCACTATTAGAAGAATCACAAAACTGTAGGGAAAAAagcttaaatttttccttttctgatctACTAGAAAAATCGAACAGGTTACTGTGTGGTTTTTGCCATTACCTATAGAGGCCAAGAAAACGCAGTGTCCCCATGAGTGCATAGTAAGTGTTGTGATTTGGGTACCAGTCATAAGTCTCTTTTCTCTTGGCCAGAGGCTGCTCACTGAACAGTTTCACCACTTTCATGGATTTGGAATCAGTAGGCCTGGCCACTTCACCAAACAGCCGGGCACTCAGACGAGTCATGCGCAAGGCATATTCTGAAAGTGAAGACATTTCTTGAGCAGCAAGGAGGAAGAGTCCCTacagaaaatgagaagataaacAGGTTAGTGTGTGAAATTCCAAGATTATCTAATGAGcactttccaaaataaaaacagcagcCACATGTGAATCAGTCATGTGGCTGGAGGACATGCCTTCGAATTGAGAACTATGCACAGCCCAAATGGTGGCTTCCCTTGCCCACtttacatttcttatttctaCATTCGATGTTCTCACACTACCACCTTGCTGCACTGCCCTTTTTAGGGCGAACCATTTTGTTATTTACTGATAGTTTACCTATTTGCAGGCTAGATGAGGACAGGCAAATGAGTTATCCAACCACAGCATTATTATACCTTCAAAAAACACCCACCTCAGCACTCTGTAGAATAAAAATGCTGACTGCTTGCCATCTAAAGGTTTAATCATGGCAGAGAAATAATTATCCTGTTGTCTTTATTATCAGCCCTTTGAACACTGTTCTCCTCAAGGGCTCCAGATGGCTCTGAGAACTGCTAATGAGTTATGAGGTCATTTAGCCTCTAGGCTGCTGGACTGAATTCTGCCTAGAGACTGAGAGCCATTtgggagaaacaaaacagaggtagCAGTCTCATAGAAATAAACTCAACAGCCCTTAAGATTAATTTTATTCCTGAATAGAAGGACTTATGGGTTATAAAGTTATGTTTTATCTTCCATCTTATATATTCTGCTTTAATGCATTGTAAGTTCTTATTAGCTGTAAACAGTAACTTTTTCTTTGGAGGCACAAGCTCAGAATGTTGAAATAGGTATAAGGATGATATCTGGAATAGGCAGAAATCACAGCAACATGCATCAAGCATTATATAggcaatacataaaaatcaagaaCACTGCTGGTGAAATAACTGTATCATTCCACACCAGATGTAGGGCTACTGCTGGCAGAATATGCTACTTTAAGTGAAATTTTGTAGTGAGATGAGAATCTTTGCTAAGAGACTGTCCAGGGGACAGTCCAGTGGAGATGAAAAAGAGTTGCTatctaaacagaaaaaaagtataaacttattttgaaaaaacaatgggagaaaaacaaacccaaaaccccaGCCCTCGTagagtacctggctggctcaatcagtagagcacatgactcttgatcttagtcagggtcatgagttcaagccccatgttgggcaccaagttcacttaaataaataaatcttaaaaaaaaaaaaaaaatcctcctcagCAAGAATGGGGCCAAGTAAATTTCAAAATAGctcttgcaagaaaaaaaaaaaaaacccaaaccttaTTTAAATTAAGGAATTTTTCATGTCCATTTCTAGATCCATTGAAAGAGCAGAGGTGGACCTCAAACCAACTGCAGAATGCCAATCTCAAACTATTTACCAATCTGAACACCCACCAAACAGGCCAATAGTGCCATCTGAAGGCCAGCAATGGGAGAACTGTCAGGTCCAGGGTCTTCCCTGCCCCTGCAACCTGGGGATCACTTGCaaacctttttccttttcctttcacccccatccctgcccccctccccttaaaatctgcttctctctcaacTCTTGGTTCATTGTGTGGATAGTAATGGGTTGGGCTGGGTTGTTAGGGGTAGGTTATATTTTcatcaatgaggaaaaaaaggcaTTAACAGTTTAATGTATAAATaggaaatattaacaaatcagtGCTATAAACCTTTAAAAGCTTTACAGATGCCCATGAGTTGCCTTCAGAGGCTACAGTTTCTTTGCGTGTtttaccttttctcttcctccagtTGAATTATCTTTTTCCCTAcatcagataaaagaaaaactaaaaacaaacggTTTCTTAGTCAACTTTGTTTGTTTCGCTTAATTGCTATAATAGCATtcaaatagatttctgttgtaaGTGCACAGTATTTCCAGTTATACGGTGGCCAGGGAACTGTTGTTTTGTTACAGTGTTCTCAGACAAATGTGTTCCAACTTCcatcactttatttttcaaatgacgAGGCAGCATAGAGTCCTGAGGCCTAGGTTtgcatcctggctctgccatttacttgCTGATTGTCACTCTTTACTACCTTAAACTTTTTAATTGGAAAGCGTTGCTTAGGATTTTTTTCAGGACCCTAGTATGCCTCCTTACAGAATGTTTcaattttatcttgaaaaataaatatgactaAGTTAAAGACATTAAAGTAAAAGGCAAAAAActtcattccccccccccccccccggctacGATGCAGAAATGCCGTCTGATGAGCTGAGAAACAGGCCTGCACGCGACCTAATCAGGGAAAGAGTAACTGCGCCGGAGAGGAAACTACGCTAGCGTCCCTCGTTTGGTAAATTCCCCAATTTGCGCAGGAAAAGGCCAACTGGTTTGCAGGATGGTTAGTAGCTGGTTAGTAATGAAATCGATTCGTCTCATTCCTGGCGACTATAGAAGGTGGGAGATCCTCGCAGGGCTTCTCTAACGACCGCCCGTGTCTCACTGCAGGAGAGCCCCCCAAAACTCTCGGACAATCTTACCTAATCGCGACCTTCCTCTCCCGCGCGACCCTCTCCCGGAAGGCCCGCCCCCGGCCGGGCTTCAACCTCCGGCGGGAGTCCGCGGCGGAGAGCAGTGGAGAAACGGAAGCTCGCGGGTAGAGGGGAGCCCTGGTGGAACCCGGAACTACTAGCGCGCTCTCTTGGAGGCTTGAAAGGTCACACCTGGCACCCTGCGCAGTGAGGACAGTGAGTTCTGTCTGTGCACTGGAGTTGGTTGTTTGGGGAGGAAGGCTGACTTTAGGGGAATGTCTTGCAGCGTTCGCTAGATATATTTTGTTGGCAAATGCCTGCAGAGCTGCACTCTAAACAATGGTTATGAGCGTGCCACGTAGTGGAGGATgaaatgcattttattctttattttttctgatccttcctctgtctcttttcATCCAGCCGAGACCTTGACGTGCTCCAAGGGCATTGCTTGATTTGAGGCTGAAGGGTCTTCTGGCCCTGCTGGGAtgccatttccttctctttccacttATCCACTCCTCTAATGGTCGATTAGTTATCATCTGTAGGAGACTGTTCTTGGTACCCCTTTGCTGGATTAGGGCGCCAGTTGAAGCAGCCTGTGTGGGCGGGGGCCCGGAACCTTCCTcagggggtgaggaggggatATTTGTCAGACTCCTCAGTAGCGACCTAGATACCGCTTGGCAGACAGTAGAAATGCTGGAAGTACGTCCCTCCATGATAACTCCGCTCGCAAGCACGCCACACCTCATAAATGTATGAAGCATTTATTGACTGATAGTAGGCCTGAAAACACTATTTTCTGAGCATTATTCAAGACCTTTCATAAATACTCTAAAAAGTACGCTGGAAATAAGTAAGGCACACCAGCAGCGAGCCATATACCTAGAGGATATTCTGTTGACACTATCTTTCCTCCTACAGAAttgtattattactattattattatttgccatttttaaaaagggaaaaagaaaagagcctcAAATAGAATCATTCCTCTCCACCCACAATCCCCCTTAGCGAACCAAGACTTAATCACAGTCTGGAACTCCCAGGAATTTGACCTTTTAACAGTCAATCTGAAAATTTCTGATCAGCACTAGTGAGGTAAACTGTATGATAAAAAGCTTGCCtgccgggggtgcctgggtggcttagttggttcaggtcatgaccagtgtcctgggatagagcccatgTTGGGCTACCTCCTGAGTGCGGaatccgcttctctctctctgtctctctttctcccccttctgctgcttatgttctcactctctctcaagtaagtaagtaaaatcttagggggaaaaaacaaaacaaaacaaacaaacaaacaaacaaaaacccccttGTCTTCCCAGTAGTTAGTAAGTATAAGATCCTACATCAACCAAAACAGTCTATGACTTCCATGGCCAGAAAACTCTATCACAGATTtattgaagaaatagaataccaaagattactattttatcttatttttttaaaagattttatttatttatttgacagagagagagggagagatcacaagtaggcagagaggcaggcagagagagaggggaggaagcaggctccccgctgagcagagagcccgatgcggggctcgatcccaggaccctgagatatgacctgagccgaaggcagaggcttaatccactgaaccacccaggcgcccctattttatcttattttttaaaaagattttatttatttatttcacagagcacaagcaaggggagcagcaggcagagggagagggagaaacaggctctccgtggagcagggaccctgttatagggctcgatcccaggacctgagctcataacgcaggctgaaggcagacgctaaaccaactgagccacccaggcacccccaaaagtcATTATTTTACAGTGGAAGCCCACATAAAGGAGTTGACAGCTTTGAAAGCTGACACATGGTTTCATGTGATAATGAGTATCTTACCACACTGCTGGAGGCTATCAGAGGTCAGAGTGGGAAGTCTTACCTGATGCATTATAACCTAAAGCCCTTGTGATCTTTTGAACTGGCCAGCAGTAGGGTATAGAGGCTACTTTTATAGTTTCCTTATATGCAGTTtctttatgtataattttttggctttttcattttcttttctagtttcctacaaaaatacaactttttaGTAAATAAGTAAAGCattagaaaaagaaaccctcaaaacaacaacaacagcaacaacaacaacaacaaaaacttgctTTCCTATACCACCCCAAAAAAAAATGCCCTGGCTTGAGACAATCCTTTCCTTTAACTTGCTAATAATTTTCTTGCCCCACCCTACTACCATTTTGTACAACTCCTCAGGGTTCCTTTCTACCTGCTAGATGGGCGGCTGCCCCATTCATAAATTGTTTAATAAAGCCTATTGGATCTTCAGGTCTATtcagctgaattttaaaaattttgtttttttagcaaaATCATATTAATATGTGTTATAGAATTTGCTTTTATCAAGTTGTTTTCATATGTTATCAACCTATGATACAGTAAGTAGACTTCTACACTTGGTCTGGTATGAGTTTACTACACTTGCATTTACACACAATGTAATAAGTATACCTCATTCTTTCTTGCATAGGTCAGTCCAAAAATAACATTCTGGGTAGAAATTCTACTTTGTCTTTGCATTTTTGTGTAGTTGGCTGTATTTAACTAATAGCCACTAAATCATGTAAACAAGGAGGCTCCCTTTGCATGTTAGAAAGTTTAAAGCCAAATTGGCAGTGGGCCCATGGCAACaagtattatatgtatatttgcatAAACTTTGCCACTGGtccatttatatatctattttttatttttcccttttcccataTGATTTGTGTTATCAGTATGTTTGTGCATCAGTCTATCATCTACCATAACTCTTGAAACATACAAAGGTATAAAGAGTTATAAGTAGCTACTCTTGAAGCTGTCTCTTCTGTCCTTCTGGCCAACCTACTATTCTTGAAGCTTTAGCAACCACCCATATCCTATGTGATTGATTAACTAaaccttttttttggggggggggtctatcTAAGATCATGCATTCTTTTCTAGAAAGGAATGAGCCCTTCTGCATGTCTCAAAACAGAAATCAGACCCTCTTGCATATCCCCCCAACCTTAATGCCCTGCAGTAAGGAACCAGACTCCCTTGCACAATCTCTGAGCACTGTGAAAGTATCTGTAGCTGGCACCATTAAGTCTGCACAGTAATCAAGAAATGTTACAGACCACCGCACTCCCTTTACTGATTAACTTCTCTAAACTCCTTTAAAAATCCTTGGGCCAACAGAAGCATCAGAGTTGGCCTTTGGGCAAGAGTCTGCCTTCCTCTAGGTTGCCAGCCTCCTGAATAAAGCTCATATTCATTTCCAGTTAAAACTCATCTCTTGAATATTGGCTTTTTGAGTGACAGGCAAAAAACTTGGGTTTTGGTAGCACACTGGGCATTTAGCAATATGACTCTCATTAAGTCAAGCTTAAGGAGTTCCACAAACCTGGTGGCTTAAAACATCAAAACtttattctctcatggttctggaggctagaagtctaaaGGCAGTGTCACTGGGCCAAGATCAAAGTATTGACAGGGCCATACTCCCTCCAAATGCTCTAGGTAACAGTCAGTTCTTTCACTCTCCTGACTTTCTGGTGGTTGCTAGCATTCATTGACTTTTGACCACATCACTCCAGTCTTCAAGGCCATATCTCTCCACCTCCTCTTCACACCATTTTCTTCTCTATGTGTGTTGGAACTCCTAATGCCTCCCTCTCAGAAGGATACATTTAACTGCATTTAGGGTGCACTTGGATAATTcagaataatctccccatctcaaggtcaaaatttaatttcttatagACATTGACTTCCAGGCTTTGGTTTACCCACTTGTACTTCCAAGTTAaggcttcttcttctttgtcctctttttaaaaaaagatttatttatgagagagagggagggagcaagcagggttaggggcagagggagaggaagacaagcagactctctactgagcaggaagccctgacccagggctcaatcccaggaccctgggatgtgacctgagttgaaggcagatgtttaatcaatTGGATCATCCAGGCAACCCCCCAGATTAAGGTTTCTTTAGAGATACTTTTTATAATCAGAGATTGCattataaatttctatttctaatcctcaatcttttaaaattgtggactgctcagtggggagcctgcttctccctccttctggtTCTCCCCCCTActtatgctctttctttctctgttaaataaataaaatccttaaaaaataaaattgtgggcTATGAATCATTAGTTGGTTGTGAATTTAGTAGCTTGTGATCAGCCTTAAAAGACATTAGAATAGGGACTATCAGAGTGCATCACATGTAATGagggtaattattttttaaagattttatttatttatttgaaacacagagatcacaagtaggcagagaggcgggcagagggagagaggggtaagcaggagctggatgccgggcttgatcccaggaccctgagatcatggcctgaacagaaggcagaggcttagcccactgagccacccaggtgtgccaaagatcttatttatttacttgagagagagaaagagagcgagaacatgagaggggagaaggtcagagggagaagctgactccccatgatgctgggagccagatgcaggacttgattccaggactccgggatcatgacctgagccgaagacagtcgctCAAGCCACTgtgccacctaggcgccccttgtAATGGGGGTAGTTATTGTTTCATGaaacaatatatatgtattgGATCATAATGTAAAATATACTTCTTATTCTAGGTGGTGGCAAAATGGAAAGCTTCTGTTGTATACAGTCATTACTCATACTCAATGGcaaatactccttttttttttaaaaaacagttctattttttttaaagatttttattttatttatttgacaggcagagataacaagtaggcagagaggcagtcaggagAGAGGCaagaaagcagtctccctgctgaccagagagcccaacgtggggctccatcccaggaccccgggaccatgacctgagccgaaggcagaggctttaccccactaagccacccaggtgccccaatggcaAATACTCCTTACCATTAGACACAGCAAGAATTAAAACTCCTATCATCTTCAGGTTCTTACTGTGTGGCCTAGTCCAAGGGGCGGGTAGATACTTACTCCTTTTGGTAAATTAATTTACAGATTCCCTGTTTCTGTAAGTACTCATTCCCAGCATTATCTCCTATCTTCTATTTCTGCATGTACATTAGTTCCTTTCTcactttacacacacatacacacacacacacacacacgcacacacaagtgTATCCCTCACCTAGAGTATAAAACCCTCCAGGATGACAAACAAAGggtcaatttaatatttttttgggAAGCTTCCTTTAATGACCGGTCAAGGCACCATAAACCCTTGTTAGGCTTCCTGTCTTTTCCTGTCTGATGTATATTCCAGCTAAGGGTGAAGTATGATTGTTAGAAATGGGTAATTGGATATTTGTTGTGATTTTCTGAAATCGATACTCTATGTGAGTGTGAGTGGTGGGAGTGATAGTAAATGTCCTTGAATCACCATCCTCTGTAGCTAAGAAGTGCATAGTTATTGAAAGAGAGTCTGGTGAAAGCAAAGCCAAGACAGTGTTGAAGAATATCAAACCTGCAATTTTCCCCCACATGTTTAAACATAAGCAATTCTTTTCAGCTATTCTTAATGCTTATCTATAGGACGTGTCATTATCTGGAAAGGAAAGCAACTTTGAAGCTGAAGTAATAGAGGTTAGTGACATTGATTATTTCATTGATTACTTTAAATATAGAATGGATTATTTAAGGGACCTTCATTTTTTCACATCACTCTGGATAATCTGCAAAAAAgtcatacataattttattttagctttgGTATGTGTTACTCAATAAAAGCTAAAACATGCTGTGGGGATGACTCTGCCTGgcgacttgatctcagggtcatgagttcaagccccatgttgggcctagagcttatttaaaagaaaaaagaaacaactactGTGAAATCACTGATACAGTTTACCAAATATTTACCATTCCTCCCCTTTCCAGGCCTAAAGTTGGAATGCATTTCATGGCAATCTTGGGAGTCCATAAAGCCAAATGTCTATTTCTGGCCAGTGAGCTGTGAACAGAAGTGAAGCATCACCTTCACCCATATGAAACTCCTCAGACCTCTTTTCCCTTTGGTGCCGAGGGTCCTTGTTCTGTCAGTCTAGGCCCCTGAGTGGTTATGAAGAGTGGATCCTGCTCCATCAACCACAGTGTGCACATAGCTTAGGTGAGAAATGagcttttgttgttttaagtcataCAATGTTGTTGTTTGTTACTGCAACATGACCTGGCCTATCCTATCTGATACACTTATTTTATCAAAGTCTATCATGGAAGTGATGTAGGGATGGGAGAAAATGGTCAGAAAAAAGCCTTGAGACATTTTTGGTACAAAAAGTGCTTTTATTATATCATGGGGACAGAACTTGTGGGCACAAAGAGCTACCATTTTGCCGTGTGAAGCTAGTGGTTATATGCTTAGTGCTCAAGGAGGAGGGACCATGCAGGGAGTATTAGATCATAAATGTCTTCTTCAAATTTCTACTTGTAAAACTACGTTTGCAAGATTCCTTTGGTGCTTAGCATTCAGCTTGATGTTAACTCTCAGTGAGAGGTACAGGCAGTCATGAGGCCCTTTAAGAATATAAcaaccagggatgcctgggtggcttagttggttaatcatctgctttcagctcaggtcatgatctcggggtcctgagaatgagtcccacattgggctgcccTCTCAGCAGGGACCTATGCAGGCTACAGGTCAGCCTTCTGGGCTAACAGtgaacatttttctgcttctatcctCATCAGGAGTATATAAATACTACAATTCTGAACTTTTGTCACTTTTTAACGTTTAATAGTGTGTCTGTCTCTCattaacaaaaaatgaaattatcataTCCAGGCTGCTAGACTGATTAATTTTTAACAGTATATACTTTTATTCTTCATTAAATATATaggaaaactttttattttgatttcaaaGGAACTGATTATGTAAGAGGACTTCATCTATCTCCATTTCTCAgtctgtacttaaaaaaaattatttagttaggggtgcctggatggcacagtcagttaagcaaccaactcttagttttggctcaggtcgagatttcagggttatgagaacctctgcgctcagcatggagtttgcttgggattctttctccttctgccccttgcctttgctgtctctctcaaaataaataaataagggatgcctgggtggttcagttggttaagcatctgcctttggctcaggtcatgatcccagggtcctgggatctgagtcccaccttgggcttcctgcttagcggggagcctgcttctccttctgcctgctgctctccttgcttgggctcactcactctctcactctttctctctctctgacaaataaataaataaataaataaaatatttaataaataaacaaataaataggtattttaaaaatatgtttattttacataatctctacatCTAACCTGGGGCtcgaacttatgaccccaagatcaagagtcacatgcttcttTCCAGGCTATTTCCAGCCTAtttcttaactcaggcaaaagtCTCTGTGGGCAGGATGCCTGGATGGGCTCAGGGACTAACCTGCGACTCTTGAGTTCAAGGTTGTGACTTCAAACCCCACCTTGGATGTAGAGCCTATTTAATTTAAAACGAAAACCAAAAACAGCCCTGCAGGCAGAGCATCCCATAATGGAACCGAAAGGAACGCCTCAAGCAGAAAGAACCGCCCTGAGCCAGCAAGACTCTGCATGACTGACTCCAGCACAAGGATCGCCTTGACCTTTACTGCCCGCCTGCCCATACCCATCAACCTTTGTCGCACAATATCCTTATATAAACCTAgaagtattttcagcactttggagacagtctttgaAATGTGTGTCTGCTGTCTTCCTAATGTGggcctctctgaaataaatctctttcttgTTTGACTGCCACTCGTCTTTCTGCCTTTGCATTTCGTCAGCTGCGAGTGGTCAGACCTGGTGTgtttgggacccctggagccagtGCTCTTTTGCACCCCTGTGCCTGGTTACAAATTTGAGCTATTACCGAATTTTTATGTGTGATTCCTATTTAGTTACTTCTGAAGGGTGAAAACCAAAGTTCAGTACATGCCTAGACATACTTATTGAAGGAATGCTGTGTCTTTATCATACccttgaaagatccccccggggctccaagcaccccggaatggaccccttctcaggaggagacccccggacccaaaaaccaagccgagtccactgatcagatgcaaacagcacgaggtttattgagttgacacaggtacctgcgggcgatcaagtcttaggaagactcgcgcgccagccctttgttcagggcctttttatggggtttggggaagcgaaagcatacttacagaagcagaagcatggttacaaagttttcattggctggtttgaatgtaaaggcatacttggcgcgcgggaatacccctgattggttcgctcagcatccttcatttacatagtgggaagttactttcattggtcgttaacaaaagggaaacagacagtattggctagatttcaatcccttattagcatgtagactgaccatcggcattggccagactacaatcccttattagcatgtagactgacctttcaacattctttgtagtatcttatcattttttacaacatgggaggattgtttaagggagtgggagaagggggtgttggctaagcaaagagaagggggaaggaaggagaaagggagggagaaaactcTTTTCACCCTAATtcataaataatatttgtttattatgttTTACTCTTATGGATTAATGAGGAAAACCACATAGTTTTATTCTTATAAAGGTGTATAAACTAACTTGATTTTAACATCATTTTACTCTTGATTGCTTATGATAATTGA includes:
- the MRPS33 gene encoding 28S ribosomal protein S33, mitochondrial, with protein sequence MSSLSEYALRMTRLSARLFGEVARPTDSKSMKVVKLFSEQPLAKRKETYDWYPNHNTYYALMGTLRFLGLYRDEHQDFKDEQLRLKKLRGKGKPKKGEGKRATKKK